The Thermasporomyces composti region TCTCCGCCAACGACGACGGAAGTGTCGACGTCTTCACCGGCGGTCGCAAGCTTCGGGTGAACGTCAGCCCGAGCGTCGACGTCAGCGAGCTGCGGCCGGGCCAGGAGGTCATGCTCAACGAGTCGTTCAACGTCGTCCGCGCGCTCGGCTACGAGCGGGTGGGTGAGGTGGTCATGCTCAAGGAGCTGCTCGACGACGGTGAACGAGCGCTGGTCATCGGCCACACCGACGACGAACGCATCGCCCGACTCGCTGAGCCGCTGCGCGACACCCCCATTCGGGCCGGTGATTCGCTGCTGTTCGAACCACGTTCGGGCTACGTCTACGAACGCATCCCCAAGACCGAGGTCGAAGAGCTCATCCTCGAAGAGGTTCCCGACGTTCGGTACGAGGACATCGGCGGCCTCCGCAACCAGATCGAGCAGATCCGGGACGCGATCGAGCTGCCGTACCTGCACGCCGACCTCTTCCGCGAGCACCGTCTCAAGGCTCCGAAAGGCGTCCTCCTCTACGGGCCCCCTGGCTGCGGAAAGACCCTCATCGCGAAGGCAGTCGCCAACTCGTTGGCGAAGCAAGTGGCGGCCCGCGACGCCAAGACCGAGGGGAAGAGCTACTTCCTCAACATCAAGGGTCCGGAGCTGCTCAACAAGTACGTCGGCGAGACCGAACGCCACATTCGTCTCGTCTTCCAGCGGGCGCGGGAGAAGGCCAGCGAAGGTACTCCCGTCATCGTCTTCTTCGACGAGATGGACTCGCTCTTCCGGACCCGAGGTTCGGGCGTGTCCTCCGATGTCGAGAACACCATCGTTCCCCAGCTGCTCTCCGAGATCGACGGCGTCGAAGGGCTGGAGAACGTCATCGTCATCGGCGCGTCCAACCGTGAGGACATGATCGACCCGGCCATCCTGCGGCCTGGACGACTCGACGTGAAGATCAAGATCGAGCGCCCGGACGCCGAGGCGGCGCGGGACATCTTCTCGAAGTACCTGACGCCTGACCTGCCCCTGCACCCCGACGATCTGGCGGAGTTCGGCGGCAACCGCGAGGCGTGCGTCCAGGCCATGATCCAGCGCGCCGTCGAGCGGATGTACGCCGAGCTCGACGAGAACCGCTTCCTCGAGGTCACCTACGCCAACGGCGACAAGGAAGTCCTCTACTTCAAGGACTTCAACTCCGGCGCGATGATCGAGAACATCGTCAACCGCGCCAAGAAGATGGCCATCAAGGACTACCTCGAGCAGGGGCAGAAGGGCTTGCGAGTGCACCACCTGCTCCAGGCCTGCGTCGACGAGTTCAAGGAGAACGAGGACCTGCCCAACACCACCAACCCCGACGATTGGGCTCGGATCTCGGGCAAGAAGGGCGAGCGGATCGTCTTCATCCGCACCCTGGTCCAGGGCAAGGAGGGCGCCGAGGCCGGCCGGTCCATCGACACGGTCGCCAACACCGGCCAGTACCTCTGAGGCTCCGGCAACGAACCGGCTCCCGTGGGGCGACGACGCTCGCGGCGTCGTCGCCCCACCTGTGTCATGGCTCGAGGCGATCGCGCCGCGAGACCACCCTTCCGCTCCCGTCCCCGGCGAGGTTCGCCGGTGGAGCAGAGAAGTCGGTGGCTGTCGCGTTCACACGTGGTGGCTGAGGCGCTGGGCCCGGGTTGCCCGACACACCTCATTCGTCCGGATGGCCGTCCGGAGCCGCTCGGCCCCTCGGCGACACGTGGTGGCTGACCCAACATCCCCCGGCTGTGGATGTGCCGGCCGATGCGCGATGTGTCCGGGTAGCCTCGAGTCATGAGCGTGCATCGGGTCATGGGGATCGAGACCGAGTACGGGATCTCCGTCGCTGGCCAGCCGACCGTGAACCCGATGCTTTCCTCATCCCAGGTGGTCAACGCCTACGCCGGCCAGGTCATGCGGACCCGGCGAGCCCGCTGGGACTTCGAGGAGGAGAACCCACTCCGCGACGC contains the following coding sequences:
- the arc gene encoding proteasome ATPase, yielding MPAHDDQRAARSPDELASQITYLEEEVAALRRRLAEQPRETRQLEQRLAETQAMLANVTAQNERLAATLREAREQIVTLKEEVDRLAQPPASFGVFISANDDGSVDVFTGGRKLRVNVSPSVDVSELRPGQEVMLNESFNVVRALGYERVGEVVMLKELLDDGERALVIGHTDDERIARLAEPLRDTPIRAGDSLLFEPRSGYVYERIPKTEVEELILEEVPDVRYEDIGGLRNQIEQIRDAIELPYLHADLFREHRLKAPKGVLLYGPPGCGKTLIAKAVANSLAKQVAARDAKTEGKSYFLNIKGPELLNKYVGETERHIRLVFQRAREKASEGTPVIVFFDEMDSLFRTRGSGVSSDVENTIVPQLLSEIDGVEGLENVIVIGASNREDMIDPAILRPGRLDVKIKIERPDAEAARDIFSKYLTPDLPLHPDDLAEFGGNREACVQAMIQRAVERMYAELDENRFLEVTYANGDKEVLYFKDFNSGAMIENIVNRAKKMAIKDYLEQGQKGLRVHHLLQACVDEFKENEDLPNTTNPDDWARISGKKGERIVFIRTLVQGKEGAEAGRSIDTVANTGQYL